In Herbinix luporum, a single window of DNA contains:
- a CDS encoding GntR family transcriptional regulator codes for MYVKIDFNSDEALYIQLRNQIIYGIASSQFQEGDNLPSVRELAEYIGINMHTVNKAYSILKQEGYIKLDRRKGAVVAIDVNKMQAIEDLKEELRVILAKAICKNLSRNDVIEVINEIYNEFERG; via the coding sequence ATGTATGTGAAGATTGATTTTAATAGTGATGAAGCTCTTTATATACAGCTAAGAAATCAGATCATATATGGCATTGCATCCTCTCAGTTCCAGGAAGGGGATAATCTTCCGTCAGTAAGAGAATTGGCAGAGTATATTGGAATCAATATGCATACAGTTAATAAAGCATATTCTATTCTGAAACAGGAGGGATATATTAAACTGGATCGAAGAAAAGGCGCAGTAGTTGCTATTGATGTCAATAAGATGCAGGCTATTGAGGATTTGAAGGAAGAACTTAGAGTAATACTGGCCAAGGCAATTTGTAAAAACTTAAGTCGTAATGACGTAATTGAGGTTATTAATGAGATTTATAATGAGTTTGAAAGGG